TATGGCATCCATTGCTTGTTCTGCGTTCTGTTTCTACTATCTGGACAATTCTTGAGTTTGTTCCTCAACTTACCACTTCTTGGGTATCACATCAATAGGTAGGTCACATGAATAAAGTGTCATTCACATTCTAAATCTTGGCTTGATTTACGGCTCAAATTGTTAAACAATATAACTTCAAATTTGATTGCATCAGTCAGAGTTGTGGGGACTTTATCCCACTTTGTTGGTGACGAAGGCTGTTGTAAGCCGCATCCCCCACACCCTCCCCATTTACACTTTCTCCTGGTTCATGTATAGATTTTCTTCATAGGTATTTGCATCGCCCAGTGATGACTGGTCCAGGTTTATATGACCCCACTTCTATCATGAATGCTGATCAGCTGAGTAAGGCAATGAGGGAAGGATGGTGCAAACTAGCATTttatttgttgtcatttttctATTATTTGTACAGGTAAGTCAAAAACATGCGTATTCTGGTCATACTTGTAATTGATTGAAATCACATTTCTTAATTTTGCACTGCaagagaaaaaaaggtatcTTATTCCTTTAAAATGACTATTTATTTCCTTATGCTTTATCAACAAGGCCTGAGTTAGGGGTCTGTGTGTTTCCTTGCTTCCCCTGGCTTGTTACTTTTGATAATAATGCCTTACAATATCTAATATTTTCATCTTATACTTTCAGTATGATCTATGTGCTTGTATCTGCTTCATCGTAAGGAGTTGAAGAGGCTAG
Above is a window of Lineus longissimus chromosome 3, tnLinLong1.2, whole genome shotgun sequence DNA encoding:
- the LOC135484307 gene encoding protein cornichon homolog 1-like, whose amino-acid sequence is MAFTFAAFCYILALILTAFLIFFAIYHIIAFDELKTDYKNPIDQCNSLNPLVLPEYGIHCLFCVLFLLSGQFLSLFLNLPLLGYHINRYLHRPVMTGPGLYDPTSIMNADQLSKAMREGWCKLAFYLLSFFYYLYSMIYVLVSASS